A region from the Sandaracinus amylolyticus genome encodes:
- a CDS encoding serine/threonine-protein kinase, whose amino-acid sequence MPERFGAYEIEKRLGAGGMAEVFLAQRRGPEGFAKRVALKRVLPGYNQDPEFVRLFQDEARLAARLDHPHIAGIHDFGEVDGTWFMAMEYVDGSDLRTLLSGLGKLSQPMPTDLVLLVAADLASALLYGHEVEIDGKPARIIHRDVTPSNILVSTDGAIRLADFGIAKAASHGHHTRTGIVKGKVPYMPPEQALGEDMDHRVDLFALGVVLFECLAGKRPYVGVTELDTLQRISKGQHSRLLDLAPHTPPALADVVERLIRPDPSARFDNAADVLDALAASPPPTNARRLLGNLVKRVQREVPKSISEMRGFARTESLPEEPANDRTRTAGELAQRALAMAAQPREDVARALDRAAQEKSWTPPAQNDAHDPRTVPAGRRVVVASDGEKTGPVGSKPPLPSTRTRPAVAFESDSSVPVAASEISIPRVVASQPRAGVSLGAWIALAMSLGIAFVGVVVAVGVWWIRAHAPPPPVAVTAPPPAHVDPPIVEAQQHQPAARPPVVATTTTEAVPVVGTTTPEAPRVVSREPTEREQVDRERTERGRARHDVSTPSPAPELPPGRVTVVVLPMGEVTIDGREHGTSPVTATLRPGHHVIVVRNGEREERRSIDVASETTERVVVRFPLDG is encoded by the coding sequence ATGCCGGAGCGTTTCGGCGCGTACGAGATCGAGAAGCGCCTGGGGGCAGGCGGAATGGCCGAGGTGTTCCTCGCGCAACGTCGCGGGCCCGAGGGGTTCGCGAAGCGCGTCGCGCTGAAGCGCGTGCTCCCCGGCTACAACCAGGATCCCGAGTTCGTGCGTCTCTTCCAGGACGAAGCGCGGCTCGCGGCGCGCCTCGACCACCCGCACATCGCCGGGATCCACGACTTCGGCGAGGTCGACGGGACGTGGTTCATGGCGATGGAGTACGTCGACGGATCGGACCTGCGGACGCTGCTGAGCGGGCTCGGCAAGCTCTCGCAGCCGATGCCGACCGACCTCGTGCTGCTCGTCGCGGCGGATCTCGCGTCGGCGCTGCTCTACGGGCACGAAGTGGAGATCGACGGCAAGCCGGCGCGCATCATCCATCGCGACGTCACGCCGTCGAACATCCTCGTCAGCACGGACGGCGCGATTCGTCTCGCGGACTTCGGCATCGCGAAGGCCGCGTCGCACGGGCACCACACGCGCACTGGCATCGTGAAGGGCAAGGTGCCGTACATGCCGCCCGAGCAAGCGCTCGGCGAGGACATGGATCACCGCGTCGATCTCTTCGCGCTGGGCGTGGTCCTCTTCGAGTGCCTCGCAGGGAAGAGGCCGTACGTCGGCGTGACCGAGCTCGACACGCTGCAGCGGATCAGCAAAGGCCAGCACTCGCGCTTGCTCGATCTCGCGCCACACACGCCGCCGGCGCTCGCGGACGTCGTCGAGCGCCTGATTCGTCCCGACCCGAGCGCGCGATTCGACAACGCTGCCGACGTGCTCGATGCGCTCGCCGCGTCGCCGCCCCCGACGAACGCGCGGAGGCTGCTCGGCAATCTGGTGAAGCGCGTCCAGCGCGAAGTGCCGAAGTCGATCTCCGAGATGCGCGGGTTCGCGAGGACCGAGTCGCTGCCGGAGGAGCCCGCGAACGACCGGACGCGCACCGCGGGAGAGCTCGCGCAGCGCGCGCTCGCGATGGCCGCGCAGCCGCGCGAAGACGTCGCCCGGGCGCTCGATCGGGCGGCGCAGGAGAAGAGCTGGACGCCGCCTGCGCAGAACGACGCGCACGATCCGCGCACGGTCCCGGCCGGACGTCGCGTGGTCGTCGCGAGCGATGGAGAGAAGACCGGCCCGGTCGGTTCGAAGCCGCCGTTGCCCTCGACGCGCACGCGCCCCGCGGTCGCGTTCGAGAGCGACTCGAGCGTGCCAGTCGCGGCATCGGAGATCTCGATCCCGCGGGTCGTCGCGTCGCAACCGAGAGCGGGAGTGTCGTTGGGCGCGTGGATCGCGCTCGCGATGTCGCTGGGGATTGCGTTCGTGGGCGTCGTCGTCGCCGTGGGCGTGTGGTGGATCCGGGCGCACGCGCCGCCGCCGCCCGTCGCGGTGACCGCACCGCCGCCCGCGCACGTCGATCCGCCGATCGTGGAGGCGCAGCAGCATCAACCCGCCGCGCGGCCCCCCGTCGTCGCGACGACGACGACGGAGGCGGTGCCCGTCGTGGGGACGACGACGCCCGAGGCACCCCGCGTCGTGAGCCGTGAGCCGACGGAGCGCGAGCAAGTCGATCGCGAGCGGACCGAGCGCGGGCGCGCGCGCCACGACGTCAGCACGCCCTCGCCCGCGCCGGAGCTGCCGCCGGGTCGTGTGACGGTCGTCGTGCTGCCGATGGGCGAGGTGACGATCGACGGTCGCGAGCACGGCACGTCGCCGGTGACCGCGACGCTGCGTCCGGGGCACCACGTGATCGTCGTGCGCAACGGCGAGCGCGAGGAGCGCCGCTCGATCGACGTCGCGAGCGAGACGACGGAGCGCGTCGTCGTGCGCTTTCCGCTCGACGGGTGA
- a CDS encoding Hcp family type VI secretion system effector, translating into MSQQSVYLKLKVGGNDVAGESTVHNMGGEDVQNAIECVGFEQLLSVGYDPRVSRPTAPPAFGPVRIRKEIDKSTPVMAQALTATSPAEAVFHFFRQSSSGSGTKEFYRVKLENARIARMESNVLEREGDELPREVVDFVFSKISWTYITEDGDTTEHSWDWAQQPNS; encoded by the coding sequence ATGAGCCAGCAGAGCGTGTATCTGAAGCTGAAGGTCGGCGGCAACGACGTCGCGGGCGAGTCGACCGTTCACAACATGGGCGGCGAGGACGTCCAGAACGCCATCGAGTGCGTCGGGTTCGAGCAGCTCCTCAGCGTCGGCTACGACCCGCGCGTCTCGCGCCCCACCGCGCCGCCCGCGTTCGGCCCGGTGCGCATCCGCAAGGAGATCGACAAGTCGACGCCGGTGATGGCGCAGGCCCTCACCGCGACGAGCCCCGCGGAGGCGGTGTTCCACTTCTTCCGCCAGTCGAGCTCGGGCTCGGGCACGAAGGAGTTCTATCGCGTGAAGCTCGAGAACGCGCGCATCGCGCGGATGGAGTCGAACGTGCTCGAGCGTGAGGGCGACGAGCTCCCGCGCGAGGTCGTCGACTTCGTCTTCAGCAAGATCAGCTGGACGTACATCACGGAGGACGGGGACACGACCGAGCACTCGTGGGACTGGGCGCAGCAGCCGAACTCGTGA
- a CDS encoding GPW/gp25 family protein — protein MRRGLFDRLESGARQIGEAESIVAHLHALLNARGIVDLTDLVHTLPDGMRSVELTIKKAIESHEPRLAQVSVRHLPGDDALRLDFQVQARLAADPRRALRLRTWVRLPGRFRVD, from the coding sequence ATGCGACGCGGTCTGTTCGATCGTCTCGAGTCCGGTGCTCGTCAGATCGGCGAGGCGGAGTCGATCGTCGCCCACCTCCACGCGCTCCTCAACGCGCGCGGCATCGTCGACTTGACGGATCTCGTGCACACGCTGCCCGACGGCATGCGTAGCGTGGAGCTCACGATCAAGAAGGCGATCGAGAGCCACGAGCCGCGGCTCGCGCAGGTGAGCGTCCGACACCTGCCCGGCGACGACGCGCTGCGGCTCGATTTCCAGGTGCAAGCGCGCCTCGCGGCCGATCCGCGGCGCGCGCTGCGCCTGCGCACGTGGGTGCGACTCCCCGGTCGCTTCCGCGTCGATTGA
- the tssF gene encoding type VI secretion system baseplate subunit TssF — MFSRYYQSELAYLRDMGREFGLRHPGLAEALTERGTDPDVERLLEGFAFLAARIRERTEAAVPELAEPLAELIAPHTLRGIPAATILELEPRAGALRARHEIKAGAIYGSRAVQGTACPFQTRADVALTPARIEVTRLDEMRADAPEIVARIRIPEAARDAVLGPAPLRLFLHGTHALATTLLLWIARHLDQISIRLAPGDEIHLGASAARLPALDGTIGDLWPWPETAPIGPRLAAEYFTFPEKFFFVDVHGLERVPSARARETLELVFRFRKPPALPERLPTDALRLHCVPAINLFTTSAEPIRRAPLREELHLRASGLAPHQAEVHTVDRVIGRRMRRGGEIHYGALSLFDHGRGGAHDAFFTLRRRRSPLDGGLDAYLLLGDDGAPDDGLVDETVSVEMTCTSRLLASELRAGDVGAPLPASPTLATARNVSRVSKPIPAALGTELQWRLLGYLASTHRSLASPDALRSLLSSFNVPELVDVHIERANSLRLEGIREVRAHAATRAHRGAVVRGVETRVELEESRFSGPGDAFLFGCALDRLLSAEVPINAFCALSVGLHPSMKELTWTPRTGTQSIL; from the coding sequence GTGTTCTCTCGTTATTACCAGAGCGAGCTCGCCTATCTGCGCGACATGGGTCGCGAGTTCGGGCTTCGTCACCCCGGGCTCGCCGAAGCGCTCACCGAGCGCGGCACCGACCCCGACGTCGAGCGATTGCTCGAGGGCTTCGCGTTCCTCGCCGCGCGGATTCGCGAGCGCACCGAGGCCGCGGTGCCCGAGCTCGCGGAGCCGCTCGCCGAGCTGATCGCGCCGCACACGCTGCGCGGGATTCCCGCGGCGACGATCCTCGAGCTGGAGCCACGCGCCGGTGCACTGCGTGCACGACACGAGATCAAGGCCGGTGCGATCTACGGATCACGTGCGGTGCAGGGCACGGCGTGCCCGTTCCAGACGCGCGCCGACGTCGCGCTCACGCCCGCGCGCATCGAGGTGACGCGGCTCGACGAGATGCGCGCCGACGCGCCCGAGATCGTCGCGCGGATCCGTATCCCCGAGGCGGCGCGCGATGCGGTGCTCGGCCCGGCCCCGCTGCGCCTCTTCCTCCACGGCACGCACGCCCTCGCGACCACGCTGCTGCTGTGGATCGCGCGCCATCTCGATCAGATCTCGATCCGCCTGGCGCCCGGCGACGAGATCCACCTCGGCGCATCGGCCGCGCGACTGCCCGCGCTCGACGGAACGATCGGAGATCTCTGGCCGTGGCCCGAGACCGCACCGATCGGACCGCGGCTCGCCGCCGAGTACTTCACGTTCCCCGAGAAGTTCTTCTTCGTCGACGTGCACGGCCTCGAGCGTGTGCCCAGCGCACGAGCGCGCGAGACGCTCGAGCTCGTCTTCCGGTTCCGCAAGCCGCCTGCGCTTCCCGAGCGACTGCCCACCGACGCGCTGCGCCTGCACTGCGTGCCCGCGATCAACCTCTTCACCACGTCTGCCGAGCCGATCCGCCGCGCGCCGCTGCGCGAAGAGCTGCATCTCCGTGCATCCGGTCTCGCTCCACACCAGGCGGAGGTCCACACGGTCGATCGCGTGATCGGCCGGCGCATGCGGCGTGGTGGCGAGATCCACTACGGCGCGCTCTCGCTCTTCGATCACGGTCGCGGTGGCGCACACGACGCGTTCTTCACGTTGCGGCGCCGCCGCTCTCCGCTCGACGGCGGCCTCGACGCCTACTTGCTGCTCGGCGACGACGGAGCGCCGGATGACGGTCTGGTCGACGAGACCGTCTCGGTCGAGATGACGTGCACGAGCCGCCTGCTCGCGTCCGAGCTCCGCGCTGGCGACGTCGGCGCACCGCTCCCCGCGTCACCGACGCTCGCCACCGCACGGAACGTGAGCCGCGTGTCGAAGCCGATCCCCGCGGCGCTCGGCACCGAGCTGCAGTGGCGACTGCTCGGCTATCTCGCGAGCACTCATCGATCGCTCGCGAGCCCCGACGCGCTGCGGAGCCTGCTGTCCTCGTTCAACGTGCCCGAGCTCGTCGACGTGCACATCGAGCGCGCGAACTCGCTCCGTCTCGAAGGCATTCGCGAGGTGCGCGCCCACGCCGCGACGCGCGCACATCGCGGCGCGGTGGTGCGCGGGGTCGAGACGCGCGTCGAGCTCGAGGAGTCGCGCTTCTCGGGGCCCGGTGACGCGTTCCTCTTCGGGTGCGCGCTCGATCGACTGCTCTCCGCCGAGGTCCCGATCAACGCGTTCTGCGCGCTCTCGGTCGGCCTGCATCCGTCGATGAAGGAGCTCACGTGGACGCCGCGGACGGGCACGCAGTCGATCCTCTGA
- the tssG gene encoding type VI secretion system baseplate subunit TssG, giving the protein MDAADGHAVDPLSALHGALATSGRRASFFALVAALERRLGSAALGTEARPADERVRLGHSPALTFAASDVSNVALDGDRARVESTFLGTAGTIGPLPLFMLEEIAAEDPDRAVRRDLLDVFHHRALSLLYRSVQRLRPSAVLRDDGSDFWSRRLVAAAGADASALTMPERIAILPLLATSRRSALGFQRALQILVRRRVPAARLVIEIRELAGDRVPIAERSRMRLGRSSHALGRETVLGANAADPGGRCVVVIRGLDATTHPRCLPGGDLHALARETFRLFDPAGIELELELHVDAQRSGFPLSHTTGLGHRTWLASARTSRTVRVAA; this is encoded by the coding sequence GTGGACGCCGCGGACGGGCACGCAGTCGATCCTCTGAGCGCGCTGCACGGCGCGCTCGCGACCTCGGGTCGTCGCGCTTCGTTCTTCGCGCTCGTCGCCGCGCTCGAGCGACGCCTCGGCAGCGCGGCGCTCGGCACGGAGGCGCGGCCCGCAGACGAACGAGTGCGGCTGGGCCACAGCCCCGCGCTCACCTTCGCGGCGAGTGATGTGTCGAACGTCGCGCTCGACGGTGACCGCGCGCGCGTCGAGAGCACGTTCCTCGGCACGGCGGGCACGATCGGTCCGCTCCCGCTCTTCATGCTCGAGGAGATCGCGGCCGAGGATCCCGATCGCGCGGTCCGCCGCGATCTGCTCGACGTGTTCCACCATCGCGCGCTCTCGCTGCTCTATCGCAGCGTGCAGCGCCTCCGCCCGAGCGCGGTCCTGCGCGACGACGGCTCGGACTTCTGGAGCCGACGTCTCGTCGCCGCGGCGGGCGCCGACGCGAGCGCGCTGACGATGCCCGAGCGCATCGCGATCCTCCCGCTGCTCGCGACGAGCCGTCGCAGCGCGCTCGGCTTCCAGCGCGCGCTGCAGATCCTGGTGCGCCGTCGCGTGCCGGCAGCGCGCCTGGTGATCGAGATCCGCGAGCTCGCCGGTGATCGCGTCCCGATCGCCGAGCGGAGCCGCATGCGCCTCGGTCGCTCGTCGCACGCGCTCGGTCGCGAGACCGTGCTCGGCGCGAACGCCGCGGATCCGGGCGGGCGCTGCGTCGTGGTGATCCGCGGGCTCGACGCGACGACGCACCCTCGGTGTCTGCCGGGCGGTGATCTCCACGCGCTCGCGCGCGAGACGTTCCGCCTCTTCGATCCCGCGGGCATCGAGCTCGAGCTCGAGCTGCACGTCGACGCGCAGCGCAGCGGGTTCCCGCTCTCGCACACCACCGGCCTCGGCCACCGCACGTGGCTCGCGAGCGCACGCACGTCGCGCACGGTGCGCGTGGCCGCGTGA
- the tssH gene encoding type VI secretion system ATPase TssH — MRVHPQKVVARLTPTAKRYLEQAVGKAVEAQHPEIMPEHVLLAMSAEHGGDTEVLLRALDRDPRKLRSELEQSLRTFRAGSASKPRISDSLVRWLEDAWVLASLEWGETALRSGALLAQIVLGGGRYLSETVATLSGISTDALRACASDALSITPESTEAVPARTSERAASDPRVEGAPGPGSALSRFTHSFTDAARAGRIDPVFGREREIRQVIDVLCRRRKNNPILVGEPGVGKTALVEGLARAIVAGEVPESLRTVDLRGLDLGSLEAGASVKGEFEARLKSVIHEVQTSTTPIVLFIDEAHTLIGAGNQKGGADAANLLKPALARGELRTIAATTWAEYKQYFEKDAALERRFQPIKVEEPSEDVAIGMVRGLRTIYEDAHDVIIRDEAVEAAVRLGHRYITGRQLPDKSVDLLDTTAARVRVERSARPEKIVALDAEIASTTRRKEAIARDLVDHHDAQRATELIQLQRRISELEGARSELMARWAAQREALERALGARRAMHEAANEADDGDREAADRIDALESDAKQAMHALRALCASEPLVAIDVDAAAIARTVELWTGVPVGAMQSATSQAVLTLGERLRTRVLGQDAALDRVAASLRVAQAGLRNPDAPMGVLLLVGPSGVGKTETAYAIADLLFGGSRFLTTINLSEYQEPHTATRLIGSPPSYVGYGEGGELSEAVRQRPYSVVLLDECEKAALEVMNTFYQVFDKGVLSDAEGRQIDFRNTCILLTSNLASDRVVELYAQGKSIDEVTEAIRPALARHFKPALLNRMTVVPYAPIGESTLGRIVDIELARVATRVRSAHDVEVSFAAAVRDRVVARCSEIEGGVRYVRQMLERAVLVPLATELLVARGDGADLTHVDVAIAESGDVSITTR; from the coding sequence ATGCGAGTGCACCCCCAGAAGGTCGTCGCGCGCCTGACGCCGACCGCGAAGCGATACCTCGAGCAAGCCGTCGGCAAGGCGGTCGAGGCACAACATCCCGAGATCATGCCCGAGCACGTGCTCCTCGCGATGAGCGCCGAGCACGGCGGCGACACCGAGGTGCTGTTGCGCGCGCTGGATCGTGATCCGCGCAAGCTGCGCAGCGAGCTCGAGCAGTCCCTGCGCACGTTCCGCGCGGGCAGCGCGTCGAAGCCGCGCATCTCCGACTCGCTGGTGCGCTGGCTCGAGGACGCGTGGGTGCTCGCGTCGCTCGAGTGGGGCGAGACCGCGCTGCGCTCGGGCGCGCTGCTCGCGCAGATCGTGCTCGGCGGTGGACGCTATCTCTCGGAGACCGTCGCCACGCTGAGCGGCATCTCGACCGACGCGCTTCGCGCGTGCGCATCCGACGCGCTGAGCATCACGCCGGAGTCGACCGAGGCCGTCCCTGCACGCACGAGCGAGCGGGCGGCGAGCGATCCGCGCGTCGAAGGCGCGCCGGGCCCGGGGAGCGCGCTTTCGCGGTTCACGCACAGCTTCACGGATGCCGCGCGCGCGGGGCGCATCGACCCGGTGTTCGGCCGCGAGCGCGAGATCCGTCAGGTGATCGACGTGCTCTGCCGTCGCCGCAAGAACAACCCGATCCTCGTGGGCGAGCCGGGCGTCGGGAAGACGGCGCTCGTCGAAGGGCTCGCGCGCGCGATCGTCGCGGGTGAGGTGCCCGAGTCACTGCGCACCGTCGATCTGCGCGGCCTGGATCTCGGGTCGCTCGAGGCGGGCGCGAGCGTGAAGGGCGAGTTCGAGGCGCGCCTCAAGAGCGTGATCCACGAGGTGCAGACCTCCACCACGCCGATCGTGCTCTTCATCGACGAGGCGCACACGCTCATCGGTGCGGGCAACCAGAAGGGCGGCGCCGACGCGGCGAACCTGCTCAAGCCGGCGCTCGCGCGCGGTGAGCTGCGCACCATCGCGGCGACGACGTGGGCCGAGTACAAGCAGTACTTCGAGAAGGACGCCGCGCTCGAGCGTCGGTTCCAGCCGATCAAGGTCGAAGAGCCCAGCGAGGACGTCGCGATCGGGATGGTGCGCGGGCTCCGCACGATCTACGAGGACGCGCACGACGTGATCATCCGCGACGAAGCGGTGGAGGCCGCGGTGCGCCTCGGGCATCGCTACATCACGGGCCGTCAGCTCCCGGACAAGTCGGTCGATCTCCTCGACACCACTGCGGCACGCGTGCGCGTGGAGCGCAGCGCGCGTCCCGAGAAGATCGTCGCGCTCGACGCGGAGATCGCGTCCACGACGCGCCGGAAGGAAGCGATCGCGCGCGACCTCGTCGATCACCACGATGCACAGCGCGCGACCGAGCTCATCCAGCTGCAGCGCCGCATCTCGGAGCTCGAGGGAGCGCGCTCGGAGCTGATGGCGCGCTGGGCGGCACAGCGCGAGGCCCTCGAGCGCGCGTTGGGCGCGCGACGCGCGATGCACGAGGCGGCGAACGAGGCGGACGACGGCGACCGGGAGGCGGCGGACCGCATCGACGCGCTCGAGTCCGATGCGAAGCAGGCGATGCACGCCCTGCGCGCGCTGTGTGCGAGCGAGCCGCTGGTCGCGATCGACGTCGACGCCGCGGCGATCGCGCGCACCGTCGAGCTCTGGACCGGAGTGCCCGTCGGCGCGATGCAGAGCGCGACGAGCCAGGCCGTGCTCACGCTGGGTGAGCGCCTGCGCACGCGCGTGCTCGGTCAGGACGCCGCGCTCGATCGCGTCGCCGCGTCGCTGCGCGTCGCGCAGGCGGGGCTGCGCAACCCCGACGCGCCGATGGGCGTGCTCCTCCTCGTCGGCCCGAGCGGCGTGGGCAAGACGGAGACCGCGTACGCGATCGCCGATCTGCTCTTCGGCGGCTCGCGGTTCCTCACGACGATCAACCTCAGCGAGTACCAGGAGCCGCACACCGCGACGCGCCTCATCGGCTCGCCGCCGAGCTACGTCGGGTACGGAGAAGGCGGCGAGCTCAGCGAGGCCGTGCGCCAGCGGCCGTACTCGGTCGTGCTCCTCGACGAGTGCGAGAAGGCCGCGCTCGAGGTGATGAACACCTTCTACCAGGTGTTCGACAAGGGCGTGCTCAGCGACGCCGAGGGACGACAGATCGACTTCCGCAACACCTGCATCCTGCTCACGAGCAATCTCGCGTCGGATCGCGTCGTCGAGCTCTACGCGCAGGGCAAGTCGATCGACGAGGTCACGGAGGCGATCCGCCCGGCGCTCGCGAGGCACTTCAAGCCCGCGCTGCTCAACCGCATGACCGTCGTGCCGTACGCGCCGATCGGCGAGAGCACGCTCGGCCGCATCGTCGACATCGAGCTCGCGCGCGTCGCCACGCGGGTTCGCTCGGCGCACGACGTGGAGGTCTCCTTCGCCGCCGCAGTGCGCGATCGCGTCGTCGCGCGCTGCAGCGAGATCGAGGGCGGAGTGCGCTACGTGCGCCAGATGCTCGAGCGCGCGGTGCTCGTGCCGCTCGCGACCGAGCTGCTCGTCGCGCGCGGCGACGGCGCGGACCTCACCCACGTCGACGTCGCGATCGCCGAGTCCGGCGACGTGTCGATCACCACGCGCTGA
- a CDS encoding type VI secretion system-associated FHA domain protein — protein sequence MELRVAIHDPRTGVDEEAFFRISPIRIGRNALNDLLLDEPSVSQWHAQLAFDEHHVWFTDVGSSNGSVVDMQRVAAHHAVAVHAETRVEVGPVVLRVSRAADGERRSRRVAMGGAMPDDLRTAISMIDVTRISGDDLATEGVGNDAQTALASSAMSQLQYLRTLLAAVEPARRAYLEVLADQIESLPSASRQKIIPQLARELPELSRLPEYVEIAARHGVDGMSVKEVTAREWLEKLAGVPLTGPHGEDVDDARVLARVAALLQTFAQSLFELMRAKEHVARELGLGSGDGVPQSGQEILAYLCDFRVDGEERVGALTRVFADLAMHQIAMVSATREGVRSLIEEISPQAVGARAKGGGLLDLLPLRGASLWDLYTRVHADLAEGDRFARHVFGARFSRAYLAITGRRAQQRDAAPPPPPPTTVPEQQSIPVTRIR from the coding sequence ATGGAGCTCCGCGTCGCCATCCACGACCCGCGCACCGGCGTCGACGAAGAGGCGTTCTTCCGCATCTCGCCGATCCGCATCGGGCGCAACGCGCTCAACGACCTGCTCCTCGACGAGCCGAGCGTCTCGCAGTGGCACGCGCAGCTCGCGTTCGACGAGCACCACGTCTGGTTCACCGACGTCGGCTCGTCGAACGGCAGCGTCGTCGACATGCAGCGCGTCGCGGCGCACCACGCGGTCGCGGTGCACGCGGAGACGCGTGTCGAGGTCGGCCCCGTGGTCCTCCGGGTGAGCCGCGCGGCCGATGGCGAGCGCCGCTCGCGGCGCGTCGCGATGGGCGGTGCGATGCCCGACGATCTGCGCACTGCGATCTCGATGATCGACGTCACGCGCATCAGCGGCGACGACCTCGCGACCGAGGGCGTCGGCAACGATGCGCAGACGGCGCTGGCCAGCAGCGCGATGAGCCAGCTGCAGTACCTGCGGACGCTTCTCGCCGCAGTGGAGCCTGCGCGACGGGCCTACCTCGAGGTGCTCGCGGATCAGATCGAGAGCCTGCCGTCCGCATCGCGCCAGAAGATCATCCCGCAGCTCGCGCGCGAGCTCCCCGAGCTCTCGCGATTGCCGGAGTACGTCGAGATCGCGGCGCGACACGGCGTCGACGGCATGAGCGTCAAGGAGGTCACCGCGCGCGAGTGGCTCGAGAAGCTCGCGGGTGTCCCGCTCACCGGCCCGCACGGCGAGGACGTCGATGATGCGCGCGTCCTCGCGCGCGTCGCCGCGCTGCTGCAGACGTTCGCGCAGTCGCTGTTCGAGCTGATGCGGGCGAAGGAGCACGTCGCGCGCGAGCTCGGGCTCGGCAGCGGCGACGGAGTGCCGCAGTCGGGTCAGGAGATCCTCGCGTATCTCTGCGACTTCCGCGTGGACGGCGAAGAGCGCGTCGGCGCGCTGACGCGGGTCTTCGCAGATCTCGCGATGCACCAGATCGCGATGGTGAGCGCGACGCGAGAGGGCGTGCGCTCGTTGATCGAAGAGATCTCACCGCAGGCCGTCGGCGCGCGCGCGAAGGGCGGAGGACTGCTCGATCTGCTGCCCCTGCGCGGCGCGAGCCTCTGGGACCTCTACACGCGCGTGCACGCGGATCTCGCCGAGGGCGACCGGTTCGCGCGTCACGTCTTCGGCGCGCGGTTCAGCCGCGCGTACCTCGCGATCACGGGACGGCGCGCGCAACAGCGCGATGCGGCGCCCCCTCCGCCGCCGCCGACGACGGTGCCGGAGCAGCAGTCGATCCCGGTCACGCGCATCCGATGA
- the tssJ gene encoding type VI secretion system lipoprotein TssJ → MTRPAIHVLTLLALGCASTPEPRPDCGDPAPIALTIEATPRMNPDAEGRALPTELRLYQVRDASALEMASFEDVWQDAATVLGDALVSEETLTVYPEARLTRELHPSPEAQAIVAVVIVRQPAGRTWRAVVPMTRSERSEESCPALEPGRLLLRLDDYRVEAITPRRSTPRRTTSRRTTETRG, encoded by the coding sequence GTGACACGACCCGCGATCCACGTCCTCACGCTGCTCGCGCTGGGTTGCGCGAGCACGCCCGAGCCGCGCCCGGACTGCGGCGATCCCGCACCCATCGCGCTCACGATCGAGGCGACGCCGCGCATGAACCCCGACGCCGAGGGTCGCGCGCTGCCGACCGAGCTGCGCCTCTATCAGGTGCGCGACGCGAGCGCGCTCGAGATGGCGTCCTTCGAAGACGTCTGGCAGGACGCCGCGACGGTGCTCGGCGACGCGCTCGTCTCCGAAGAGACGCTCACCGTCTACCCCGAGGCCCGCCTGACGCGCGAGCTGCATCCGTCGCCGGAGGCGCAGGCGATCGTCGCGGTCGTGATCGTGAGGCAGCCCGCGGGACGCACCTGGCGCGCGGTCGTGCCGATGACGCGCAGCGAACGGTCGGAGGAGAGCTGTCCCGCGCTCGAGCCGGGCCGTCTCCTCCTCCGCCTCGACGACTACCGCGTCGAGGCGATCACGCCTCGCCGCAGCACGCCTCGTCGCACCACGTCACGCCGAACCACGGAGACCCGCGGATGA